One genomic region from Negativicoccus succinicivorans encodes:
- a CDS encoding DUF6796 family protein — translation MTLNKCILIGLLGSFLMFLGDMILYYDPNDYDGKDTINSIIGIMKNVSTKRLYLGGLLGPISAFIYCIGFYHIVLSCQENYLSLACFVFLINIFGMILGGSYHIQCAYLGLLSRYENKGAFDEFLKFLKFQAKMVFGTMAIANIGTTLIILFGFTVFPIWQALFTPIFLLTLTPLAGRLPKGLHMIIRGGWFNLIYFIYYLSLLINYTNVNL, via the coding sequence ATGACCTTAAACAAATGTATCTTAATAGGTCTCTTGGGTTCATTCTTGATGTTTTTGGGAGACATGATTTTATATTATGATCCAAATGATTACGATGGCAAAGATACTATAAATAGCATTATTGGCATAATGAAAAATGTTAGCACAAAAAGATTATACCTTGGTGGTCTTTTAGGTCCAATATCTGCCTTTATTTATTGTATTGGCTTTTATCATATTGTTTTATCATGTCAAGAAAATTATTTAAGTCTTGCGTGCTTTGTATTTTTAATAAATATTTTTGGCATGATACTGGGAGGCTCTTATCATATTCAATGTGCCTACTTAGGCCTTTTATCAAGATACGAAAACAAGGGAGCCTTTGATGAATTTTTAAAATTTTTAAAATTTCAAGCAAAAATGGTTTTTGGAACTATGGCTATAGCAAACATAGGAACAACATTGATAATTTTATTTGGATTCACAGTATTTCCAATATGGCAAGCTCTATTTACACCTATATTTCTTTTGACTCTCACTCCTCTTGCCGGGAGATTGCCAAAGGGATTGCACATGATTATTCGCGGTGGTTGGTTTAACTTAATATATTTTATTTACTACCTAAGCTTATTGATAAACTATACTAATGTGAATTTATAA
- a CDS encoding ABC transporter ATP-binding protein, producing the protein MKEFYKKRFALTDKGAKNLTKATLSSFLVYCITMLPAILLMIFAQEVLENIDKSKGFYLAFSVLTLIAMYILLSIEYDKLYSTTYQESADLRVRTAENLSKLPLSYFSKHDISDLSQTIMADIEGIEHAMSHSIPKVGGMALFFPLISIMMLVGNVKMGLAVIIPTILSFIFIPLSKKHSVKGEKRYYDALRENSESFQENIEMQMEIKAYGLSEEMKEKLYEKMDKSEKVHLKTEIGLILTMSISSIFSFISLAVVILVGVNLIINKEISPLYLIGYLLAAMKIKDSLDASKEGMMEIFYLTPKIERLKEIQNQELQEGEDYNLKKFDIDLKDVEFSYNKDAKFLNGINFKAKQGEVTALVGASGCGKTTILKLISRLYDYDDGQILIDGKDIKEISTESLFDKVSIVFQDVVLFNQSVMENIRIGKQDASDEEVIKAAELANCTDFIEKMDKGFDTVIGENGAELSGGERQRLSIARAFLKDAPILILDEITASLDVDNEKKIQESLSNLIKDKTVVIISHRMKSIENADKIVVLENGRVESQGDHEELLQKSKVYKNLIVKTKMAEEFIY; encoded by the coding sequence ATGAAGGAGTTTTATAAAAAAAGATTTGCTCTTACAGATAAAGGAGCGAAGAATTTAACTAAAGCAACACTGTCCTCATTTTTGGTTTATTGTATAACCATGCTTCCTGCCATATTACTAATGATTTTTGCGCAAGAAGTTTTGGAGAATATTGACAAAAGCAAGGGATTTTATCTAGCATTCTCAGTTTTGACTTTGATAGCAATGTATATTTTGCTTTCTATCGAATACGATAAATTATATAGCACAACATATCAAGAAAGTGCAGATTTAAGGGTAAGAACAGCAGAGAATTTATCAAAACTACCTCTATCATACTTTTCTAAGCATGATATTTCCGATCTCTCACAAACAATTATGGCTGATATTGAAGGCATAGAGCATGCAATGAGCCACTCGATACCAAAAGTGGGCGGCATGGCACTATTCTTCCCGCTTATATCCATCATGATGCTAGTGGGCAATGTCAAGATGGGTTTAGCTGTAATTATTCCAACGATTCTAAGTTTTATATTTATACCTTTATCTAAAAAACATTCAGTTAAGGGAGAGAAAAGATATTATGACGCCTTAAGAGAAAACTCTGAAAGTTTTCAAGAAAATATCGAGATGCAAATGGAGATTAAAGCCTATGGCTTATCAGAGGAAATGAAAGAAAAGCTGTATGAAAAAATGGATAAAAGTGAAAAAGTCCACTTAAAGACAGAAATAGGACTTATTTTAACTATGTCCATATCTTCAATATTTAGCTTTATTTCCCTTGCTGTCGTAATACTTGTTGGGGTAAATCTAATTATTAATAAAGAGATAAGCCCTCTCTACCTTATAGGATATTTACTAGCGGCTATGAAGATAAAAGACTCTCTAGATGCATCCAAAGAGGGCATGATGGAGATATTTTATTTAACGCCAAAGATTGAAAGACTTAAAGAAATTCAAAATCAAGAATTACAAGAGGGCGAAGACTATAATTTGAAAAAATTTGATATTGATCTAAAAGATGTTGAATTTTCTTACAATAAAGACGCAAAATTTTTAAATGGAATAAATTTTAAAGCTAAGCAAGGAGAGGTAACTGCTTTGGTGGGAGCAAGTGGATGCGGTAAAACAACTATCTTGAAACTCATATCAAGACTTTATGATTATGACGATGGACAAATCTTAATTGATGGCAAAGATATAAAAGAAATATCAACAGAATCTCTTTTTGATAAGGTCTCAATAGTTTTCCAAGATGTGGTTCTTTTTAATCAAAGCGTCATGGAAAATATTAGGATTGGAAAGCAAGATGCAAGTGACGAAGAAGTTATAAAAGCAGCAGAGCTTGCCAATTGCACAGATTTTATAGAAAAAATGGATAAGGGTTTTGATACAGTTATCGGTGAAAACGGTGCTGAGCTATCAGGCGGAGAAAGACAAAGGTTATCTATAGCCAGAGCCTTCTTAAAAGATGCACCGATATTGATATTAGACGAAATTACAGCAAGCCTTGATGTTGACAACGAGAAAAAAATTCAAGAGTCATTAAGTAATTTAATTAAAGATAAGACAGTTGTCATTATTTCACACAGAATGAAGTCCATAGAAAATGCAGACAAGATAGTAGTTCTTGAAAACGGAAGAGTAGAAAGCCAAGGTGACCATGAAGAGCTTTTACAAAAATCAAAGGTTTACAAGAATTTAATAGTAAAGACAAAAATGGCAGAAGAATTTATTTATTAG
- a CDS encoding alpha/beta hydrolase, whose amino-acid sequence MSVAYKIASTIVRLAGVKKVFLKNKEEMLEYAKGKNSKAVFDLDKARKRAERKNYDLIVRDVMGYRLISYQKNKSHAEGAVLYLFGGGMITQPDKLDFALSERIMEQTGKDVWFLFYPLCSEDVKIDKTYEVSFETYRLMTESYKAENISVLGFSSGACLAIGIFLHNNAIGRPVKMPGKIISVSPGGIPDVNLKENKEIWERVNALNHKDIIIEPTYFKTAREITKGDKDLPEYMLDGTVGDFTDFPKTYFYYGENECLYAFAEEFKKAMEKYKAPYEIIVGKGMCHCYPLARFFREGRQAQDEIIELLKQ is encoded by the coding sequence ATGAGCGTTGCATATAAAATTGCATCGACAATAGTAAGACTTGCCGGTGTCAAAAAAGTGTTTTTAAAGAACAAAGAAGAGATGCTTGAGTATGCAAAGGGAAAAAACTCAAAGGCGGTATTTGATTTAGATAAAGCGAGGAAAAGAGCCGAGAGAAAAAATTACGATCTCATTGTAAGAGACGTTATGGGATACAGGCTTATATCCTATCAAAAAAATAAGAGCCATGCAGAGGGAGCAGTACTATATCTATTTGGCGGTGGAATGATTACACAACCTGACAAATTGGATTTTGCTTTGTCGGAAAGAATAATGGAACAAACCGGCAAAGATGTTTGGTTTTTATTCTATCCACTTTGCTCGGAAGATGTAAAGATAGATAAGACATACGAAGTTTCATTTGAAACCTATAGGCTGATGACAGAAAGTTATAAGGCGGAAAACATAAGTGTCCTGGGATTTTCATCAGGAGCTTGTCTGGCAATAGGAATATTTTTGCACAACAATGCAATTGGAAGACCTGTTAAAATGCCCGGCAAAATAATTTCAGTATCACCGGGCGGCATACCCGATGTAAATCTAAAAGAAAATAAAGAGATTTGGGAAAGAGTAAATGCACTTAATCACAAAGACATAATAATTGAACCTACATATTTTAAAACGGCAAGGGAAATTACAAAAGGCGATAAAGATCTGCCTGAATATATGCTTGACGGAACTGTGGGAGATTTTACCGACTTTCCGAAAACATATTTTTATTACGGCGAAAATGAATGCCTCTATGCCTTTGCGGAGGAATTTAAAAAAGCAATGGAAAAATACAAAGCTCCATACGAAATCATTGTAGGTAAAGGAATGTGTCACTGCTATCCCTTGGCTAGATTTTTTAGGGAGGGCAGACAGGCCCAGGATGAAATTATTGAATTGTTAAAACAATAA
- a CDS encoding class I SAM-dependent methyltransferase, which yields MKQSNFIDNKTKADYKNWVPKRLLKAKIAESIVCLILFILFGASDLILQGRQRTIWGIILGLAALILLFFSIMLSHMYRTFDYKGKRKLAKTIIEGVAEYVEIPDGGVGLDVGCGSGALTIACAKRNPKATMVGCDIWSGGYKGEFSKKLCQDNARAEGVTNVSFENGNAVKLPFEDESFDAVTSNYVYHNITGKNKQKLLLETLRVLKKGGVFVIHDLMSKSRYGDMNKFIEKLKKDGYEDVQLIDTTKGLFMGHKEALLLGLYGSTLLIGRK from the coding sequence ATGAAACAATCAAATTTTATTGATAACAAGACAAAAGCTGACTACAAAAACTGGGTTCCTAAAAGATTGTTGAAGGCTAAGATTGCTGAAAGTATTGTATGTCTTATTTTATTCATCTTATTTGGTGCAAGTGACCTCATTCTTCAAGGAAGGCAAAGGACTATCTGGGGAATTATTTTGGGACTTGCAGCCTTGATACTTTTATTCTTTTCAATCATGCTTTCTCATATGTATCGAACTTTTGATTACAAGGGTAAGAGAAAACTCGCCAAAACTATTATAGAAGGTGTCGCAGAGTATGTTGAGATACCGGATGGTGGAGTTGGACTTGATGTAGGATGTGGCAGCGGTGCACTTACCATAGCATGTGCAAAAAGAAATCCAAAAGCGACCATGGTGGGTTGTGACATATGGAGCGGGGGATATAAGGGTGAATTTTCAAAGAAGCTCTGCCAGGACAATGCGAGGGCTGAGGGAGTAACAAATGTGAGCTTTGAAAATGGCAATGCGGTCAAGCTTCCATTTGAAGATGAGAGCTTTGATGCAGTAACAAGCAACTATGTTTATCACAATATAACGGGGAAAAATAAACAAAAACTTTTACTAGAAACACTTCGTGTACTTAAAAAAGGTGGAGTTTTTGTTATTCATGATTTGATGAGTAAGTCAAGATACGGAGATATGAATAAATTTATCGAAAAGCTTAAAAAAGATGGCTACGAAGATGTGCAATTAATTGATACAACAAAGGGTCTTTTTATGGGTCACAAAGAAGCTTTATTGTTAGGACTTTACGGTTCAACCCTTCTTATTGGGAGAAAATAA